The following are from one region of the Staphylococcus argenteus genome:
- a CDS encoding ABC transporter ATP-binding protein/permease: MKKLTTILFQYKVFPVLMFVVSTALGLLVITQNILIADFLSKIIKHQLQGLWPILFILLAVLLLRATVQFLNQWLGDTLAFKVKHMLRQRVIHANRIYPIGEQMTILTENIDGLAPFYKSYLPQVFKSMMVPFIIIVTMFFIHLNTALIMLITAPFIPLFYIIFGLKTRDESKDQMTYLNQFSQRFLNIAKGLVTLKLFNRTDKAAKHIYDDSTQFRTLTMRILRSAFLSGLMLEFISMLGIGLVALEATLSLVVFHHIDFKTAAIAIILAPEFYNAIKDLGQAFHTGKQSEGASDVVFDFLEQSNDNKAAQIKYSSEQQPFIRLSDVSFRYANTERFVLNKINIDIAKGDQIALVGPSGAGKSTLTHIISGAYSPTSGIISTNQDNINIGILSQHPYIFSASIKDNITMFKDMENSKVEAVLNEVGLLDKVQTYKHSIDTKIGEGGEMLSGGQMRRIELCRLLVMQPDLVIFDEHATGLDIQTEHMIQNVLFKHFRDSTMIVIAHRDNTIRHLRRRVYLEKGKVLADDYNISVNLAENGERS, translated from the coding sequence GTGAAAAAATTAACAACAATATTGTTTCAATATAAAGTATTTCCAGTACTAATGTTCGTTGTAAGTACTGCACTTGGGTTGCTCGTTATAACTCAAAACATTTTAATCGCAGATTTTTTGTCTAAAATTATAAAACATCAATTACAAGGTCTGTGGCCTATTTTATTCATTTTACTTGCTGTGCTTTTATTAAGAGCAACTGTACAATTTCTAAATCAATGGTTGGGTGACACATTAGCATTTAAAGTAAAGCATATGTTAAGACAACGTGTCATTCATGCAAATCGGATTTATCCAATTGGGGAACAAATGACAATTCTCACTGAAAATATAGATGGATTAGCACCATTTTATAAAAGTTATTTACCTCAAGTATTCAAATCTATGATGGTTCCATTTATTATTATCGTCACTATGTTTTTCATTCATTTAAATACTGCTTTAATTATGTTAATAACTGCACCGTTTATCCCATTGTTTTATATTATTTTCGGTCTAAAAACACGAGATGAATCAAAAGACCAAATGACATATTTAAATCAATTTAGCCAACGTTTTTTAAATATTGCAAAAGGATTAGTTACGTTAAAATTATTTAATCGTACAGATAAAGCTGCTAAGCATATTTACGATGATAGTACACAGTTTAGAACATTGACGATGCGTATATTACGTAGTGCCTTTTTATCGGGGTTAATGCTTGAATTCATAAGCATGTTAGGTATAGGCCTTGTTGCGTTGGAAGCAACATTAAGCCTAGTAGTATTTCATCATATTGATTTTAAAACAGCTGCAATTGCGATTATTTTAGCGCCTGAATTTTATAATGCAATCAAGGATTTGGGACAAGCGTTTCATACAGGTAAACAAAGTGAAGGTGCAAGTGATGTCGTCTTCGATTTTCTAGAACAATCTAATGATAATAAGGCAGCTCAAATAAAATATTCATCAGAGCAGCAACCATTTATTCGCTTAAGTGATGTATCTTTTCGTTATGCTAATACTGAGAGATTTGTATTGAATAAAATAAATATAGATATCGCGAAAGGTGATCAAATAGCACTTGTTGGACCTAGTGGCGCAGGTAAATCAACATTGACACATATAATCTCAGGAGCATACTCACCAACAAGTGGGATTATTAGTACAAATCAAGACAATATCAATATTGGTATTTTAAGTCAGCATCCTTATATTTTTAGCGCTTCAATAAAGGATAATATTACGATGTTTAAAGACATGGAGAATAGCAAAGTTGAAGCTGTACTCAATGAGGTTGGTTTGCTTGATAAAGTCCAAACTTATAAACATAGTATTGATACAAAAATTGGTGAAGGTGGGGAGATGCTATCGGGAGGACAAATGAGACGTATAGAACTTTGTCGTCTATTAGTTATGCAACCAGATCTCGTTATTTTTGATGAGCATGCAACTGGTTTGGATATACAAACAGAACATATGATTCAGAATGTTTTATTTAAACACTTTAGAGATTCGACAATGATTGTCATAGCACATAGAGATAATACGATTCGCCATTTACGAAGACGTGTCTACTTAGAAAAAGGAAAAGTGCTAGCAGATGATTATAATATTTCAGTAAATTTAGCAGAAAATGGTGAGCGCTCATGA
- a CDS encoding GNAT family N-acetyltransferase, protein MRALNKNERDYIHQIANIHETLLTETESGYQHTSLSVALRFEMICSRLEYSNDKIYIVENETQLCAFIWGHFNSEKQIVSIELLYVEPQFRNRGLATILKCGIETWAKSIKAKQIISTVHKDNVTMISLNKRLGYQLSHVKMYKDIE, encoded by the coding sequence ATGAGAGCTTTAAATAAAAATGAGCGAGATTACATTCATCAAATAGCTAATATCCATGAAACATTATTGACTGAAACTGAATCAGGTTATCAACATACATCGCTTAGTGTTGCACTTAGATTTGAGATGATATGTTCAAGGTTGGAGTATTCTAATGATAAGATTTATATTGTTGAAAACGAAACACAACTTTGTGCATTTATTTGGGGACATTTTAATTCGGAGAAACAGATAGTCAGTATTGAATTACTTTATGTAGAGCCACAATTTAGAAACAGGGGTTTAGCTACTATACTGAAGTGTGGTATTGAGACTTGGGCAAAAAGTATAAAAGCGAAACAAATCATTAGTACAGTACATAAAGACAACGTGACAATGATATCATTGAACAAGCGGTTAGGGTATCAATTAAGTCACGTGAAAATGTATAAAGATATAGAATAG
- a CDS encoding LOG family protein, producing the protein MKRIAVYCGASKGHNPSYVKKAYELGKYFAEQGYELVFGAGSIGIMGAIQDGVLDHGGKVIGVMPKMLDEREITSQRLTELILVDSMHERKNKMAELADAFVMAPGGAGSLEEFFEMYSWAQIGIHEKPIAIYNINGFFDPLQSMIDHMIEEGFIDPKYRALAPLCDSKESLVEAILNFKPLGTRTYD; encoded by the coding sequence ATGAAACGAATCGCGGTATATTGTGGCGCAAGTAAAGGCCATAATCCTTCATATGTCAAAAAAGCCTATGAATTAGGAAAATACTTTGCTGAACAAGGCTATGAGTTAGTATTTGGTGCAGGGTCAATTGGAATTATGGGTGCCATTCAAGATGGCGTTTTAGATCATGGTGGTAAAGTTATTGGTGTCATGCCTAAAATGCTAGATGAACGCGAAATTACTAGTCAACGTCTAACAGAATTAATTTTAGTAGATTCTATGCATGAACGTAAAAATAAAATGGCTGAACTTGCCGATGCATTTGTTATGGCTCCTGGTGGTGCCGGGTCTCTCGAAGAATTTTTTGAAATGTATAGTTGGGCTCAAATTGGTATTCACGAAAAACCAATTGCTATATATAATATTAATGGCTTTTTTGATCCACTACAGTCAATGATAGATCATATGATAGAAGAAGGATTTATTGATCCGAAGTATCGTGCTCTTGCGCCATTATGTGACTCAAAAGAATCTTTGGTGGAAGCAATTTTGAATTTCAAACCGTTAGGAACACGTACATATGATTAA
- a CDS encoding SLC13 family permease has product MTKEFHAVNNEQQQNEKNKKQYKPIWIVMSFIVLIVVLLLPTPTSLPLMAKAVLAILAFAVIMWVTEAVSYPVSATLIIGLMILLLGFSPVQNLATKLGNPKSGGAILTGSDLLGTNHALALAFSGFATSAVALVAAALFLAAAMQETNLHKRLALIVLSIVGNKTRNIVIGAIVVSIVLAFFVPSATARAGAVVPILLGMIAAFKVSKDSKLASLLIITSVQAVSIWNIGIKTAAAQNIVAINFINQHLGFDVSWGEWFLYAAPWSVIMSIALYFIMIKVMPPEINAIEGGRELIKEELHKLGPVSACEWRLIVISLLLLVFWSTEKVLHPIDSASITIIALGIMLMPKIGVMTWKGVENKIPWGTIIVFGVGISLGNVLLKTGAAQWLSDQTFGALGLTHLPLIATIALITLFNILIHLGFASATSLSSALIPVFISLTSTLHLGDQSIGFVLIQQFVISFGFLLPVSAPQNMLAYGTGTFTVKDFLKAGIPLTIVGYILILIFSMTYWKWLGLL; this is encoded by the coding sequence ATGACAAAAGAATTTCATGCAGTAAATAATGAGCAACAACAGAATGAAAAGAATAAAAAGCAATATAAACCAATTTGGATTGTTATGAGTTTTATAGTGCTTATTGTTGTACTTTTATTGCCCACACCAACAAGTTTGCCTTTAATGGCAAAAGCTGTGTTAGCCATTTTAGCTTTTGCAGTCATTATGTGGGTAACAGAAGCGGTATCTTATCCAGTATCAGCGACATTAATTATTGGTCTAATGATATTGTTGTTAGGATTTAGTCCTGTTCAAAACTTAGCGACCAAACTTGGAAACCCAAAAAGTGGAGGTGCCATTTTAACAGGTAGTGACCTTTTAGGTACTAATCATGCATTAGCATTAGCGTTTAGTGGATTTGCAACATCAGCTGTTGCACTTGTCGCTGCTGCCTTATTTTTAGCTGCGGCAATGCAAGAAACCAATTTACACAAAAGATTAGCGTTAATCGTTTTATCAATTGTAGGTAATAAGACACGCAATATAGTGATAGGTGCTATTGTTGTTTCAATTGTTTTAGCATTTTTTGTACCTTCAGCGACAGCACGCGCAGGCGCTGTAGTACCAATTTTATTAGGAATGATTGCTGCCTTTAAAGTATCAAAAGATAGTAAATTAGCTTCGTTATTAATCATTACTTCAGTGCAAGCTGTTTCAATTTGGAATATCGGTATTAAGACAGCTGCAGCACAAAATATAGTTGCTATTAATTTTATCAATCAGCATCTTGGATTTGATGTGTCATGGGGGGAATGGTTTTTATATGCGGCACCATGGTCTGTAATTATGTCGATAGCATTATATTTCATAATGATTAAAGTGATGCCACCCGAAATTAATGCAATCGAAGGTGGTAGAGAATTAATTAAAGAAGAATTGCATAAACTTGGACCAGTGAGTGCATGCGAATGGCGTCTAATAGTCATCTCACTTTTATTATTAGTCTTTTGGTCAACTGAAAAAGTATTACATCCAATTGATTCAGCGTCGATTACAATCATTGCTTTAGGTATTATGTTAATGCCTAAAATAGGTGTGATGACTTGGAAAGGTGTTGAAAATAAAATACCATGGGGCACAATTATTGTCTTTGGTGTTGGTATTTCTTTAGGGAATGTATTATTGAAGACAGGAGCAGCACAATGGTTAAGTGATCAAACATTTGGTGCTCTAGGATTAACGCATTTACCTCTTATAGCTACAATTGCACTCATAACGTTATTTAATATATTAATTCATTTAGGTTTCGCTAGTGCTACAAGTCTTTCATCAGCATTAATACCTGTATTTATTTCCTTAACTTCTACGCTACATTTAGGAGATCAATCAATAGGATTTGTTTTAATTCAACAATTTGTAATTAGTTTTGGATTTTTATTACCAGTTAGTGCGCCTCAAAATATGCTCGCATATGGAACTGGTACATTTACAGTTAAAGACTTCTTGAAAGCTGGTATACCATTAACAATTGTTGGTTATATTTTAATTTTAATTTTCAGCATGACTTATTGGAAATGGTTAGGCTTACTTTAA
- the mgrA gene encoding HTH-type transcriptional regulator MgrA translates to MSDQHNLKEQLCFSLYNAQRQVNRYYSNKVFKKYNLTYPQFLVLTILWDESPVNVKKVVTELALDTGTVSPLLKRMEQVDLIKRERSEVDQREVFIHLTDKSETIRPELSNASDKVASASSLSQDEVKELNRLLGKVIHAFDETKEK, encoded by the coding sequence ATGTCTGATCAACATAATTTAAAAGAACAGCTATGCTTTAGTTTGTACAATGCTCAAAGACAAGTTAATCGCTACTACTCTAACAAAGTTTTTAAGAAGTACAATCTAACATACCCACAATTTCTTGTCTTAACTATTTTATGGGATGAATCTCCTGTAAACGTCAAGAAAGTCGTAACTGAATTAGCACTCGATACTGGTACAGTATCACCACTATTAAAACGAATGGAACAAGTAGACTTAATTAAGCGCGAACGTTCTGAAGTCGATCAACGTGAAGTATTTATTCACTTGACTGACAAAAGTGAAACTATTAGACCAGAATTAAGTAATGCATCTGACAAAGTCGCTTCAGCTTCTTCTTTATCTCAAGATGAAGTTAAAGAACTTAATCGCTTATTAGGTAAAGTGATTCATGCATTTGATGAAACAAAGGAAAAATAA
- a CDS encoding CobW family GTP-binding protein: MKNNKDEKIRISIINGFLGSGKTTLLTHYISELLKNDEKIKIIMNEFGSFDIDSNSISNEIEVHSLINGCVCCDLKQELVSELTAIALNGNVNHVIIEATGIAHPLDLLFACQDPKLVRYFEKPTIIGVLDAKRFLDRHQYTDNTVSLMEDQLKFSDVIIINKIDLVSDDNIQKIKKQLYDICPDVMTHTTTFGRIPFDTLLLKIKNQEMVNGEHHHHHHHHHGIKSMHYTFSGPIDRQLFYQFILKLPDSVLRLKGYVTFRDKPDDIYEFQYAYGLPDYGIISMKLPLTIVIIGESIDTDQLRNQLDMLQFT, from the coding sequence ATGAAAAATAATAAAGATGAAAAAATAAGAATATCCATAATTAACGGATTTTTAGGTAGTGGTAAAACCACGTTACTGACACATTATATTAGTGAATTATTAAAAAATGATGAGAAAATTAAAATCATCATGAATGAATTCGGTAGTTTTGACATTGATAGTAATAGTATTTCTAATGAAATTGAAGTGCATTCATTGATAAACGGTTGTGTTTGTTGTGATCTTAAGCAAGAACTTGTCTCAGAATTGACAGCGATTGCTTTAAACGGCAATGTTAATCATGTCATTATAGAGGCTACAGGAATTGCACATCCTTTAGATTTACTATTTGCCTGTCAAGATCCAAAGCTAGTTCGTTATTTTGAAAAGCCAACGATAATTGGTGTTTTAGATGCTAAAAGATTTTTAGATCGACATCAATATACTGACAATACGGTTTCACTTATGGAAGATCAACTTAAGTTTAGCGATGTAATTATAATTAATAAAATTGACCTTGTAAGTGATGATAATATTCAAAAAATCAAAAAACAATTATATGATATATGTCCTGACGTTATGACGCATACAACTACATTTGGTCGAATACCTTTTGATACGCTACTTTTAAAAATTAAAAATCAAGAAATGGTAAATGGAGAGCATCATCACCATCACCATCATCATCATGGAATTAAGAGTATGCATTATACATTTAGTGGTCCAATTGATCGTCAGTTGTTTTATCAATTTATTTTGAAGTTGCCAGATTCAGTATTACGTTTAAAAGGTTATGTCACTTTTAGAGATAAACCTGATGACATATATGAATTTCAGTATGCATATGGATTGCCAGATTATGGTATTATTTCGATGAAATTACCGTTAACGATTGTCATCATAGGGGAGTCTATAGACACTGATCAACTACGTAATCAATTAGATATGCTACAATTTACGTAA
- a CDS encoding GNAT family N-acetyltransferase has protein sequence MIYCETDRLILRDWHEDDLLHFQKMNANHDVRKYFPSLLSYRRSELDMRKMDTIIKDYGIGLFAVEEKASRQWIGFIGLNYIPETSEYPFKELPIYEIGWRLLPQYWGQGMATEGAKAVLKLAKKHNIQDVYSFTAEANKASQRVMEKIGMSYYDQFELPHLSKYHLLKRQVRYYIDLSK, from the coding sequence ATGATTTATTGTGAAACTGATCGTCTGATTTTACGAGATTGGCATGAAGACGATTTATTACATTTTCAAAAAATGAATGCAAATCATGACGTACGAAAATACTTTCCAAGTTTATTAAGTTATCGACGTTCAGAATTGGATATGAGGAAAATGGATACTATTATTAAAGATTATGGTATAGGTTTATTTGCTGTTGAAGAAAAAGCGTCTCGTCAATGGATTGGTTTTATAGGGTTAAATTACATTCCTGAAACTAGTGAATATCCTTTCAAGGAATTGCCAATATATGAAATAGGGTGGCGGTTGTTACCACAATATTGGGGACAAGGTATGGCTACTGAAGGTGCAAAAGCTGTATTAAAACTAGCAAAAAAACATAATATACAAGACGTATATAGTTTTACTGCTGAAGCTAACAAAGCGTCACAACGTGTAATGGAAAAAATAGGAATGTCATATTATGATCAATTTGAGTTACCTCATTTGAGTAAGTATCATTTATTAAAAAGACAAGTACGTTATTACATAGATTTGAGTAAGTAA
- a CDS encoding amino acid ABC transporter ATP-binding/permease protein produces MKTRLKFQLDKDLILAIVVGVTGSLVALAMFFLSGYMVTQSALGAPLYALMILVVTVKLFGFLRAITRYVERLVSHKATFTMLRDIRVQFFGKLVNVIPNVYRKLSSSDLIARMISRVEALQNIYLRVYYPPIVIGLTAVVTAVVILFISIGHAILIMFSMLLTLLIVPWLSAKKARTLKKYVTEEQSQFLNCFYDYKAGMGELKRFKRVEMYREALMRKLSQFDHLQLKEQRFLTLYDFILNIVAMISIFGSLVLGLIQINAGHLNIIYMTSIVLMILTLFEQAVPMTNVAYYKADTDQALHDINEVISTPTANGYSSLNYDMVGSDQVFDIKHASFKYWNQQSYVLQDINFKVNRGEKVAIVGPSGSGKSTLLQIMAGLYQLDNGSVLYESMNMVEINDKDKFETLNVLLQTQQLFDGTLRDNLFTEADDEIIYNIFNQLDLTHLSLEQHLDLNGSTLSGGEIQRLAIARMMLKEHSKTWILDEPSTALDQQNTTKVMDLIEAQAQTLIVATHDLNLLSRFDTIIVMINGKIVEKGNYQQLLAEQGALWNMIQYNA; encoded by the coding sequence ATGAAAACACGACTAAAATTTCAATTAGATAAGGATTTAATTTTGGCAATAGTTGTCGGCGTTACTGGAAGTTTAGTTGCACTTGCTATGTTCTTTTTAAGTGGATATATGGTGACACAAAGTGCATTAGGTGCTCCACTTTACGCATTAATGATTTTAGTTGTTACTGTTAAACTATTTGGATTTTTAAGGGCAATCACACGATATGTGGAACGTCTTGTTTCTCATAAAGCAACATTTACAATGTTACGTGATATTCGAGTGCAATTTTTTGGGAAATTAGTTAATGTCATTCCCAATGTTTATCGTAAGTTAAGTTCGAGTGATTTAATTGCTCGTATGATAAGTCGTGTGGAGGCGCTACAAAATATATATCTTCGTGTTTATTATCCGCCAATCGTTATTGGATTGACAGCCGTTGTTACAGCAGTGGTTATATTATTTATATCGATTGGTCATGCGATATTAATCATGTTTAGTATGTTGCTCACACTACTTATTGTTCCTTGGTTAAGTGCTAAAAAAGCGCGTACTTTAAAAAAGTATGTTACTGAAGAACAATCTCAATTTTTAAATTGTTTTTATGATTACAAAGCTGGAATGGGAGAATTAAAACGTTTTAAACGTGTTGAGATGTATCGAGAAGCATTGATGCGTAAGCTAAGTCAATTTGATCATTTGCAGCTTAAAGAACAGAGATTTTTAACATTATATGATTTTATTTTAAATATTGTGGCTATGATTTCGATATTTGGTAGTTTGGTTTTAGGGTTAATTCAAATTAATGCAGGACATTTAAACATAATTTATATGACAAGTATTGTACTGATGATATTAACGTTATTTGAACAGGCTGTTCCAATGACTAACGTTGCATATTATAAAGCAGATACAGACCAAGCTTTACATGATATTAATGAAGTGATATCAACACCAACAGCCAACGGATATTCGTCTTTAAATTATGATATGGTGGGATCAGACCAAGTATTTGATATTAAACATGCGAGCTTTAAATATTGGAATCAGCAATCCTATGTATTACAAGATATTAATTTTAAAGTTAATAGAGGAGAAAAAGTTGCTATTGTGGGACCATCTGGTTCTGGAAAGAGTACTTTACTACAAATAATGGCAGGACTGTATCAACTAGATAATGGTTCTGTTTTATATGAAAGTATGAATATGGTTGAAATCAATGACAAAGATAAATTTGAAACTTTAAATGTCCTGTTACAAACGCAACAGTTATTTGATGGTACATTACGTGATAATTTATTTACTGAAGCAGACGATGAAATTATTTATAACATTTTCAATCAACTTGATTTAACTCATTTATCATTAGAACAGCATTTAGATTTAAATGGTAGTACATTGTCTGGTGGTGAAATACAAAGATTAGCTATTGCTAGAATGATGTTGAAAGAACATTCAAAAACATGGATATTAGATGAGCCATCGACAGCTTTAGATCAACAAAATACTACAAAAGTAATGGATTTAATAGAAGCACAAGCCCAAACGTTAATTGTCGCTACACACGATTTAAATTTATTGTCACGTTTTGACACCATCATCGTGATGATAAATGGTAAAATAGTTGAAAAGGGAAACTATCAACAATTACTTGCTGAGCAAGGTGCTTTATGGAATATGATTCAATATAATGCATAA
- a CDS encoding SA0632 family lipoprotein, which produces MKKFIISIMAMMILLAGCGKSQEKASLEKDIDKLQKENKNLKDKKEKLKQEKDKLEDKQKDLEKEVKDLKPSKEDTKENNKDDKKDDKKDKSTSQNKDTKDKSKADDNKKTTTKDKEQKSNDKNQS; this is translated from the coding sequence ATGAAGAAATTTATTATCAGTATCATGGCAATGATGATATTACTAGCTGGTTGTGGTAAAAGCCAAGAGAAGGCATCTCTGGAAAAAGATATCGACAAATTACAAAAAGAAAATAAAAATTTAAAAGATAAAAAAGAAAAGTTAAAACAAGAAAAAGATAAACTAGAAGACAAGCAAAAAGACCTTGAAAAAGAAGTGAAAGATTTAAAACCATCTAAAGAGGATACTAAAGAAAATAATAAAGATGATAAGAAGGACGACAAAAAAGACAAATCAACTTCACAAAATAAAGATACAAAAGATAAATCTAAAGCAGATGACAATAAAAAAACTACTACTAAAGATAAAGAACAAAAGTCTAATGATAAAAATCAATCATGA
- a CDS encoding aldo/keto reductase encodes MEQIMINHYVHFSRLVQGFWRANEWKMTAQELNYFINELIERGITTMDHADIYGDYQCEKLFGNALKLSPDLRAKLQIVTKCGIVLPSTQFDFTNGHRYDLNSNHIIKSVEQSLNNLNVDYLDSLLIHRPSPLMDSEQVADALTKLVKEGKIRSFGVSNFNDAQYQLLNQYITKERLHISVNQLELSPYNIESLQDGTMDAMYQHHVQIMAWSPFAGGKLFDSDNVKARRIMKVIKPIAERYGVSEMAVIISWLAKLPHRVMPILGTRQLQRIDQAIDGLQLSLDDQSWFDIYTAILGQDIP; translated from the coding sequence ATGGAACAAATAATGATAAATCATTATGTGCATTTTTCTAGACTTGTACAAGGATTTTGGCGTGCTAATGAATGGAAAATGACTGCACAAGAGTTAAATTATTTTATAAATGAATTAATCGAACGTGGTATAACTACAATGGATCATGCAGACATATATGGAGACTATCAATGTGAGAAATTATTTGGAAATGCATTGAAATTATCTCCGGATTTGAGAGCTAAGCTTCAAATTGTTACGAAATGTGGAATTGTTTTACCTTCAACGCAATTTGATTTTACAAATGGGCATCGTTATGATTTAAATAGTAATCATATTATCAAATCTGTTGAACAATCCTTAAATAATTTAAATGTTGATTATTTAGATAGTTTGCTGATTCATCGTCCTTCACCATTAATGGATTCTGAACAAGTTGCTGACGCTTTAACGAAACTTGTAAAAGAAGGTAAGATTAGATCATTCGGTGTTTCAAATTTTAATGATGCACAATATCAATTGTTAAATCAATATATCACTAAAGAACGCCTACATATTAGTGTGAATCAATTGGAATTATCACCATATAATATTGAAAGTTTACAAGATGGAACAATGGATGCGATGTATCAACACCATGTCCAGATTATGGCTTGGAGTCCTTTTGCAGGTGGTAAACTTTTTGATAGTGATAATGTTAAAGCGAGACGAATTATGAAAGTTATAAAACCAATTGCTGAAAGATATGGTGTTAGTGAAATGGCAGTGATAATATCATGGCTGGCTAAATTACCACACCGTGTTATGCCGATACTTGGGACAAGACAATTACAACGTATTGACCAAGCAATTGATGGACTGCAATTGTCGCTAGATGACCAATCATGGTTTGATATATACACAGCCATACTCGGACAAGATATTCCATAA
- a CDS encoding undecaprenyl-diphosphate phosphatase: MFIIELIKGIILGIVEGLTEFAPVSSTGHMILVDDMWLKSSEFLGSQSAFTFKIVIQLGSVFAAAWVFRERFLEILHIGKHKHVDVDNNQQRRSKPRRLNLLHVLVGMIPAGILGLLFDNFIEEHLFSVPTVMIGLFVGAIYMIIADKYSAKVKNQQTVDQINYLQAFVIGISQAVAMWPGFSRSGSTISTGVLMKLNHKAASDFTFIMAVPIMLAASGLSLLKHYQDIQIADIPFYILGFLAAFTVGLIAIKTFLHLINKIKLIPFAIYRIILVIFIAILYFGFGIGKGI, from the coding sequence ATGTTTATCATTGAATTAATTAAAGGTATTATCTTAGGAATCGTCGAAGGATTAACAGAATTTGCACCTGTTTCTTCTACTGGACATATGATTCTTGTTGATGATATGTGGTTAAAGTCATCTGAATTTTTAGGTTCTCAATCAGCATTTACGTTCAAAATTGTTATTCAATTAGGTTCTGTTTTTGCAGCAGCGTGGGTGTTCCGCGAACGCTTCTTAGAGATATTACATATTGGTAAACACAAACACGTTGATGTAGACAATAATCAACAACGACGCTCAAAGCCTCGACGATTGAATCTATTACATGTGTTAGTAGGTATGATACCAGCTGGTATTTTGGGATTGTTATTCGATAACTTTATTGAAGAACATCTTTTCAGTGTCCCTACCGTTATGATTGGATTATTCGTTGGTGCAATTTATATGATTATTGCTGATAAATATTCAGCTAAAGTTAAAAATCAACAAACCGTTGATCAAATTAATTATCTCCAAGCATTTGTTATTGGTATCTCTCAAGCAGTAGCAATGTGGCCTGGCTTCAGCCGTTCAGGCTCTACAATCTCTACTGGTGTATTGATGAAACTAAATCATAAAGCAGCATCAGATTTCACATTTATTATGGCCGTACCAATTATGTTAGCTGCTAGTGGCTTGTCACTATTAAAACATTATCAAGACATTCAAATTGCAGACATTCCATTTTATATTTTAGGATTTTTAGCTGCATTTACAGTAGGTTTGATTGCTATTAAAACATTCCTACATCTTATTAATAAAATTAAATTAATCCCATTTGCCATATACAGAATTATCTTAGTTATCTTTATTGCAATTTTGTATTTCGGTTTTGGCATTGGAAAAGGCATTTAA
- a CDS encoding YaiI/YqxD family protein codes for MTNIIIDGDACPVVNSIIDLTTETGIFVTIIRSFSHYSNQVYPPHVSTVYVDDGPDAVDYKIVQLSKDEDIVITQDYGLASLLIEKVDTVMHHNGKIYTPKNIQQLLDKRYLNAQIRKQGGRHKGPPPFTKQDKKTFEMSLSKIIHQARERN; via the coding sequence GTGACGAATATTATCATTGATGGAGATGCTTGTCCTGTTGTTAATTCAATAATTGACTTAACAACTGAGACAGGCATTTTTGTGACAATCATTCGTAGCTTTAGCCATTACTCAAATCAAGTATATCCTCCACATGTATCAACAGTTTATGTTGATGATGGACCTGATGCAGTTGATTATAAAATTGTTCAACTTTCTAAAGATGAGGACATTGTTATCACTCAAGATTACGGTCTTGCGAGTTTATTAATCGAAAAAGTGGATACTGTAATGCATCATAATGGAAAGATATACACCCCTAAAAATATTCAACAACTTTTAGATAAACGATATCTTAATGCACAAATTAGAAAACAAGGTGGTCGCCACAAAGGCCCACCTCCTTTTACTAAACAAGATAAGAAAACATTTGAAATGTCATTATCAAAAATTATTCATCAAGCAAGGGAGAGAAACTAA